From Vigna angularis cultivar LongXiaoDou No.4 chromosome 11, ASM1680809v1, whole genome shotgun sequence:
TTGGAAGTCATTTCACTTTACAAACCAGTTTCATAAAGTTGAATTAGACCTAAATTCAACTTTTGAACATGAATTCATTTATGGCATCAGATTGTTGATGGATAAATATCAGTAACTACATGTATATCAGATTATTCGTGTCATGTAGTTTAAAGCATAGTCTTCTGCATAATTGCAGCATGTCATTGCTGTCTGTATGGCTTTATCAGAGATATTagtttattcaattaaattttgattttgcttATGTGTAAGAGGTGTTTCATTTAATTTCCcttcttataaatatattacgtAGTGCTTGCATCATGGTTTCGCCTAAAGTATCCCCACATTGCTCTTGGTGCTCTTGCTTCGTCAGCACCTATTCTTTACTTCAATGGCATTGCCCCACAAGCCGGATACTACTATATTGTGACAAAGGATTTCAAAGtaatattcttttaatctatatatgcaactttttcctttcaaaatgataatttttctatttgcAACTGATATGCGTAATTTGCATGGTTCAGGAAACTAGTGAGACCTGCTACCAAACTATAAGTAAATCGTGGTCTGAAATTGACAGAGTTGCTAAGAAGCCTAATGGTCTTTCaattctgagcaagagattTAAAACTTGCAAGTAAGCTTAGTTTGTGCACAACTACATTATCTTATTCATCTGATAACTAtataatttgttgattaaaaaattaatatagttttgttttttctgtttCAGGAAATTGAACAAAAGCTTTGAACTGAAGGACTACTTAGACTCTTTATACACTGACGCGGCTCAGTACGATTTCCCTTCTGAAAACCCAGTCAAGGTTATATGCAGTGCAATCGATGCAGCTGCTAAGAAAACCGACATTGTTGGCCAAATATTTGAAGGTGTTGTTGCTTTTATGGGACATCGTTCATGTTATGACATGAATGAATTTAATCGTCCAACTGAAACTTACATAGGTTGGAGATGGCAGGTAATTAAAGTTCTTTCGTCTCATTAAAAGCTTAATTTCAATCAGTATCAGAAATCatattaagtataatttttttagtaattattataaaaggcAACACATTCATCATTCATATTATACTACTATGTTATAATTGATGCGGAAAATGTTATGTGTGATTAGAACTTTTTCTCAAAAGAAAGCCATCAATCTAAACACTTATTTAtaaaaccttataaacttcagATTGGTTAGAATTTAACCTGTTTTACAAAAGTGGTTCTATTGAATGGTTTTAAAGAAATCATCAAACCTAACCACTTCACAATAATTATTCAACTCGACATGAATTAATGAGTGGTTTGTTTAGAACTTTTCTATATCAGTTCCATTCTTTTCAATGACAGttccatttttttaaacatcCCTTAATGACACATTCATTACTTTGATTAATCTTTAATTAACTTCATTAACAGACATGCAGTGAGATGGTTATGCCAATAGGACATGAAAGGAATGATTCAATGTTCCCACCAGCACCTTTCAACATGAAGAAATTTGTTCATGAGTGTAGTAGCTTATATGGTGTTCTTCCTCGGCCTCATTGGGTCACCACCTATTATGGGGGTTATGTAAGTTtcttccatatatatatatatataatcattctGCTCCATATAGAATATATAATTCTCCTAAACTAATGTTCCATAGTTGAATAGAAAACTGTTTTCTATgattagtataaaatattaatactttttGGTGTATATGAAACAAAACGCAGGATTTGAAACTGATTCTCCACAGGTTTGCCAGCAACATCATATTCTCCAATGGATTGCGCGATCCTTACAGCTCTGGCGGGTACAGTAGTAAATATTTTCTTCagaaactattattttatagcTTCTTTTTCCAACTTGTTTCAATGAACCCTTATGTTTCTCCATGAATGGCAGGGTGTTGGAGAATATTTCAAATAGTGTCCTTGCTGTTACCACCGTAAATGGTACTTATCCTCCTTAAATCATATAACATTATAGACTTTGTTATGTAAATTTGATTAGAACAACAATTTCAGGGTGTCATTGCCTTGACATACAATCCAGAACAGCAAAGGATCCAGAATGGTTGGTGAGGCAGAGAAAGGAGGAAGTGAAAATAATGAAAGGTTGGATTACAGAGTACGAAGCTGATCTAATAGCATTCAGTAAACAAAGCAAAGCAGCAACACCGAAAAAAGGTTAATTGCTCCACCAACATTAAAAAGTAGAGTAACGAAGATTGTGGTGCTAAAGATGAACCCACAAAGTAAAATATTAGTGTGGGTTAGTGATggattgaaattaattaataaataaagaaatagatTATTATAATGCATAAGGATTTGAACTTGGTTTTCTTACGCGGAATGCACCTCAAAAAGCGTTTAGGGGAACATAACGCAATCATGCTTCCTCGCAGCAAGCACGCACCAATCAAGCCACCTCTTCTCAACACCATTTTTATCTCTCTGTCTGTAAGGGACATATATTATATGTACATACACatattaatagaaataaagTGGCAATGTTTTTCTTgcaaaaataagatatttattgtctaattctttttatattttcttcaagaaggaAAGACACACATTTGTTACTTAGGATATACGCGTGTTAGTTGGACTAaacttattattaaaatttatcaaaatgtcTTTGGTTGGGCCGGTTGATAAAAATACCTTAAAATCATATatctttctaaaatatataaatcatataaatttacaaaaaaatattaaataaaaaaactacaaaaataaatCTTGGCTGATTGAGTTTGTAGGTCTTAAAAtatggattaaatatgttttttttttcttaatgtgTGAAAAATAGAAttagtttttcttaataaaaattaatttagtctctcaATTTTAGAAATACACAGATTTAGTTTATTTAACCAAATTTATTAAGTTCATTTCACATTTTAAATGCATTTATCGGCTaacattaaagtaaaattatgttaaacaaggtaaataacttaaatattatcattaaatacatttgaaaacatatttaaccaacaaaaattatttttgctaAAAGTAAATTGTTTAAGAGATTATCTGAATTATTGAGTATTCTACATactatttgtttaaatttattaaaaacatataaattataattaaagattttacatattttagaaacaaaataaatgtattaataaaagttaacgaattttatctataaaattgagttattcttaaaatcttttattttactataatcAATTTAACGagatatttttctattatctGTATGATAAATTTGTATGGGAGAATGGAATGAAGTAggaatttaagaaattttatggatagaaaggaaaaatagaagaagatgGATGAGAGTGTTTTTGGAAAACAATAGAGATTTACTACCAAAATTAAGATTTgttaaatcttaattaaaaatagtttatgatGTTTGATGGAACTAATTTAATCAgttatttatatgattattattattattaacaattttttgaaggggattatttacaaatatttaaacttaataaaatattcggTTTGATACAATGAAAATGTAGTATATGCCTCGtaataaatttatgaagttttatttaaattaataaataaaacttcccgtcaaattatttcttaacataaaaagtaaatactagtgattattaaaatataatttttttcatatattttttcaatttctttttacttttgatCACTATATCTAAAACAACATCTCTTTATTAttcaaatgttatttatttttttctcatttttttatttcaaagaaaCCACAAATAATGGTGCAATTGGTGAACAGACATAAGAAAAGATAGTTGTTTCCTACACCACCACGGACTACTTCCTCCACTCTTCCATTCTTTTTTCGCCCTtcagtaatatttaattattgagaTTAATTTTCACCAACATTCCAATACACCTCCACACCCCACCCCACATCCGTCAACAGGTGTCTAGATCCGTTCAACTTTCCCCTCTTTCTTTCCACGGGATCCACCATTAACATTCATCCTACTTAGTCTTTCCACTGCATAGGAAAAACACATGCTCTTCTTCTTAACTACGTACAACCATAGATTTTCTCCCTTAACAAGCACACGTAAACCAAGGTCTTCTCTTTATCTAACATCCATGGCCCCACACAAAGAACACACACCTACTAATTCACAAATTCAATACACATATTGTTTACTACAAACATAATGTATGTCCAACACAATTGACCTCGTTAGTGTTTAAATCTTCAACAATTCAATTAATGCATTCTTATATATGCTTTCATCTCTGACGCACATTTCAACCCCTTCAACGAGAATGAGAGAAAGGGAAAGTGGGGGTGGACCTGCAGAGAAATATCGAAAGGGAGAGTGAGAGGTGGGGGTGtagtgaaagagagaaagtgagagaaagaaagaaagggaaaGTGTGTGGGGTGGGGGGttggagagaaagagagaaaggaagggAGGGGGGTGTGAGAGTATTGTTGCTGAGTAAAGTGAAAATGAGAAGTGGGAAAAGGATTAggattttaacataaaaaattaaaagggtAAATAGTAAATGTAAAAAAGAGTAATTTtggaatgaaagaaaaattggaGAGGTGGAGGGATCATTAGGGgtgatggagggagcaactcaTATAAGAAAAACTAGCTCAAAGAATTAGatatttcttcctgcaccccataaTTCCTAATTACactacatattttaaaatgataattttaaactGGCTCGACCCAGTTTTATTAAAAAGGTTCGATTGTTTTATAAAGATTTGTGCAATTCATACACAGATATCTTTCAACAAAGTTTCAcgtaaaacacaagaaaaaatgaaataatgtaattatcttctcaataaactaaaactagctacataattaatttgtagAAACTATTATATAGcttttccaaattttatttctaattcatATGCAAACTAATTTCAACttacgaaaaaaaaattaatttatttttttatctagttCAAGCCTAACAGCTGGGCATTACCGATTCGAGGTTGGGACCTGTTAATTATCCTTGACAAGAGAgattcttttcaaattttgattattCACAATTTTGTTCTATTTTGGCCTTATTAGCTTTCATCAAATTTGATATTATCCTTGACTAGAGATATTTTGGCCTTGTCTAATGTAGTTAAACTATCAGCTTTCATCAACAACATTGATTATAAGCAGAAACCAAAAACAGAATTAACGCGGGGAAGAAAAAGCTATATTTTATATCATGTGTATGCATTACAAACAGTAATCCTGTGAAGCAATTTACAATACTGACAAAAGTGAAG
This genomic window contains:
- the LOC108332352 gene encoding uncharacterized protein LOC108332352, whose translation is MGSILQSFQWLLLFMLTISVNVYAFKIPRLGTWRRSKERDPQIISSSSNFSDDFKTFYYTQRLDHFNYRPDSYHTFQQRYVINFKYWGGAKSSAPIFAFFGAEAPLDDDVYFVGFPRDNAPQFRALIVYIEHRYYGKSIPFGSREEAMRNASTRGYFNSAQAIADYAAVLLHIKKTLSAQNSPIIVMGGSYGGMLASWFRLKYPHIALGALASSAPILYFNGIAPQAGYYYIVTKDFKETSETCYQTISKSWSEIDRVAKKPNGLSILSKRFKTCKKLNKSFELKDYLDSLYTDAAQYDFPSENPVKVICSAIDAAAKKTDIVGQIFEGVVAFMGHRSCYDMNEFNRPTETYIGWRWQTCSEMVMPIGHERNDSMFPPAPFNMKKFVHECSSLYGVLPRPHWVTTYYGGYDLKLILHRFASNIIFSNGLRDPYSSGGVLENISNSVLAVTTVNGCHCLDIQSRTAKDPEWLVRQRKEEVKIMKGWITEYEADLIAFSKQSKAATPKKG